One region of Gorilla gorilla gorilla isolate KB3781 chromosome 13, NHGRI_mGorGor1-v2.1_pri, whole genome shotgun sequence genomic DNA includes:
- the LOC101131725 gene encoding small nuclear ribonucleoprotein E-like, with product MAYSGQGQKVQKVMVQPINLIFRYLQNRSRIQVWLYEQVNLQIEGCIIGFDEYMNLALDDAEEIHSKTKSRKQLGWIMLKGDNITLLQSVSN from the coding sequence ATGGCATACAGTGGCCAGGGCCAGAAAGTGCAGAAGGTTATGGTGCAGCCCATCAACCTCATCTTCAGATACTTACAAAATAGATCGCGGATTCAGGTGTGGCTCTATGAGCAAGTGAATTTGCAGATAGAAGGCTGTATCATTGGTTTTGATGAGTATATGAATCTTGCATTAGATGATGCAGAAGAGATTCATTCTAAAACAAAGTCAAGAAAACAACTGGGTTGGATCATGCTAAAAGGAGATAATATTACTCTGCTACAAAGTGTCTCCAACTAG